A single Mercenaria mercenaria strain notata chromosome 9, MADL_Memer_1, whole genome shotgun sequence DNA region contains:
- the LOC123547775 gene encoding uncharacterized protein LOC123547775 — MYEKIGLCVTGLALILNIVGVAIPYWFYSGSIQGVPGTSIYFGLWKSCVANIQLSISSIMPQSVHGPVISMCNSVDDIEGFLLPSEFKATRALEILAILATAATAVVVCLKMFVRKNDNRLLYAASPIQFIAGLLMIIGAIVFVADNKAKKAIDSGFNTDIKPHAAFGLCIVSGILSFVAAVLYFLAARTIPGLR; from the exons GTCTTTGTGTCACTGGATTAGCTTTAATCTTGAATATAGTGGGTGTGGCTATCCCGTACTGGTTCTATTCCGGGAGTATACAGGGTGTACCAGGGACAAGTATCTACTTTGGACTGTGGAAAAGCTGTGTGGCCAATATCCAACTTTCCATATCATCGATAATGCCTCAGAGCGTCCATGGCCCTGTGATTTCGATGTGCAATTCAGTTGATGATATAGAAGGGTTTCTACTGC CATCTGAATTCAAAGCGACTCGCGCTCTTGAGATATTGGCCATCCTTGCAACAGCAGCGACCGCAGTTGTCGTCTGCTTGAAGATGTTTGTTAGGAAGAACGACAACCGTCTGCTGTATGCTGCTTCGCCGATTCAATTTATTGCAG GTTTGCTTATGATAATCGGCGCAATCGTCTTCGTGGCTGATAATAAAGCGAAAAAAGCAATCGATTCTGGATTCAACACAGATATAAAACCCCATGCTGCGTTTGGCCTCTGTATTGTATCAGGGATCCTAAGTTTTGTTGCTGCAGTGCTATATTTTCTCGCCGCTAGGACGATTCCAGGTCTTCGGTAA